AGCGCCTCGCCCGCGCCAAGGCGCACGCGCTGGCGGAGGCGCACCCGCACGCGGTGGTCATCGCCGCCGACACCATCGTCGTGGTGGACGGCGACATCCTGGGCAAGCCGCGCGACGCCGCGCACGCCGCGCAGATGCTGCGCCGGCTCGCCGGGCGCGAGCACACCGTGTTCACGGCCATCGCCGTGGCGCGCGACGCGCGCACGGAGAGCGCGGTGGAGGACGTGCGCGTGACCTTTCGCGCGCTGACCGACGCGGAGATCCGCGCCTACATCGCCACCCGCGAGCCGATGGACAAGGCCGGGGCGTACGGCATCCAGGGGTACGGCGCGACCATCGTCGAGCGGGTCGA
This Gemmatimonadaceae bacterium DNA region includes the following protein-coding sequences:
- a CDS encoding Maf family protein → MNSAPVVILASQSPRRRDLLDLIGIAHEVRPADIDESVLPAEAPAPHAERLARAKAHALAEAHPHAVVIAADTIVVVDGDILGKPRDAAHAAQMLRRLAGREHTVFTAIAVARDARTESAVEDVRVTFRALTDAEIRAYIATREPMDKAGAYGIQGYGATIVERVDGDYFSVMGLGLRRLVELLARVGVHYAFADGLIDGATRSGA